A portion of the Homalodisca vitripennis isolate AUS2020 chromosome 2, UT_GWSS_2.1, whole genome shotgun sequence genome contains these proteins:
- the LOC124356020 gene encoding uncharacterized protein LOC124356020: protein MVHVVLTTAPTSCAGTLQRGTATSSTPSLPAKPPTWTRGGSSNTNETTQTKALSHHGGDRFKVHDGWVVPYNSALLLKYEAHINLELASTRRVIKYLFKYLMKGGSLQNVTVTPLGKQEDEVEHYVTKRMVGASDACWRLLDFPVSKLEPTVECVPVHLEGKQSVVFRPRQLSDAVTQASSKLMVYFNRPHHETFDNVTYQTFYEKFMVHTKRPRTAELYEHPDGHHFVTTRQRGEKVCRLMWVSPNRGEQYYLRILLMSTPCRGYVDLLARGGPGCRTFQDVARNLGLVEDEEEYNHALREASTFMTGPRLRSFFVILCNMGAPAALLWESFKNHLSEDHLERNPLDPELAIMDSPYVEDDTTELGRELLNYGENLQRTIVEDWVPKLSPDQRRVFEYVRSLLLNPRDRRTSRIIFLDGPGGYGKTSLIRVILAYVRGCRQVALAVASSGIAARNMDGGTTAHSMFRLPLDLGHGTGVWNITNGSQRAELIRAAQLIVFDEAPMAHRYIFEMIDRSLRDLMNSSVPFGNKIFICSGDFRQIAPVVEKARTPADVAVRVTSGVTSVATVHTIFPDDTPEN, encoded by the exons ATGGTCCATGTGGTACTGACcaccgcaccgacttcctgtgctgggactcTGCAAAGGGGCACTGCAACAAGTTCTACCCCAAGCCTGCCTGCCAAACCACCCACGTGGACGAGAGGGGGTTCGTCCAATACAAACGAGACTACACAAACGAAGGCTTTATCACATCACGGAGGAGACAGATTCAAAGTGCATGATGGCTGGGTCGTTCCGTACAATTCCGCATTACTGCTCAAATACGAGGCGCACATAAACTTGGAGCTTGCTTCTACTCGTCGCGTAATCAAGTACCTCTTTAAGTACCTCATGAAAGGCGGTTCTCTCCAGAACGTAACCGTCACTCCCCTGGGGAAACAAGAGGATGAGGTCGAGCATTACGTGACGAAGAGAATGGTGGGTGccagcgacgcatgctggcgtcttcTCGACTTTCCTGTGTCAAAGCTCGAGCCCACCGTTGAGTGTGTTCCCGTGCATTTAGAGGGCAAACAAAGTGTTGTCTTTCGGCCGAGACAGCTCTCTGATGCAGTCACTCAAGCAAGCTCCAAGCTTATGGTCTACTTCAATCGCCCGCACCATGAAACTTTTGACAATGTCACGTACCAGACATTTTACGAGAAGTTCATGGTGCACACTAAGCGCCCACGTACTGCGGAATTGTACGAACACCCCGATGGCCATCACTTTGTAACGACTCGCCAGCGTGGTGAGAAGGTATGTAGGTTGATGTGGGTCTCTCCCAACCGAGGAGAACAATACTACCTTCGTATTCTACTTATGTCTACACCTTGCCGTGGTTACGTTGATCTTCTGGCTCGTGGCGGTCCTGGTTGCCGGACGTTTCAGGACGTAGCCCGCAATCTCGGCCTGGTGGAAGACGAAGAAGAATACAATCACGCGCTGCGCGAGGCATCTACGTTTATGACTGGACCTAGGCTCCGTTCCTTCTTCGTGATCCTCTGCAACATGGGAGCTCCCGCTGCTCTTCTGTGGGAGTCTTTCAAGAACCACCTTAGCGAGGATCACTTAGAAAGGAACCCTCTCGACCCTGAACTGGCG ATCATGGACTCCCCCTACGTCGAGGATGACACGACTGAGTTAGGTAGAGAGCTACTCAACTACGGCGAGAACCTCCAGCGAACCATCGTTGAGGACTGGGTGCCCAAACTCTCCCCAGACCAGCGCCGTGTGTTTGAGTACGTTCGCTCTCTGCTTCTCAACCCCCGTGACCGACGCACTTCTAGAATCATATTTCTGGACGGTCCCGGGGGTTATGGGAAGACCTCTCTGATTCGTGTCATCCTTGCGTATGTCCGTGGTTGTCGACAGGTTGCACTCGCCGTGGCTAGCTCAGGGATTGCTGCAAGGAACATGGATGGAGGAACAACAGCACATAGCATGTTCCGACTCCCTCTAGACCTAGGTCACGGCACAGGTGTGTGGAACAtcaccaacgggtcccagcgagCAGAACTCATCAGAGCAGCACAGCTCATTGTGTTTGATGAGGCCCCGATGGCACaccgctacatcttcgagatgaTCGACAGATCCCTCCGGGATCTCATGAATAGTAGTGTGCCATTCGGGAATAAGATCTTCATCTGCTCCGGGGACTTCCGTCAGATTGCGCCCGTCGTTGAGAAGGCTCGCACACCAGCTGATGTCGCCGTGCGTGTCACTTCGGGCGTCacatctgtggcgactgttcACACTATTTTCCCTGACGACACCCCAGAGAACTAG